A window of the Archocentrus centrarchus isolate MPI-CPG fArcCen1 chromosome 9, fArcCen1, whole genome shotgun sequence genome harbors these coding sequences:
- the tet3 gene encoding methylcytosine dioxygenase TET3 isoform X1 — translation MEIGSHDRLQEGALSLELANGVNQYPNDGEASMETEQQSAESVPPRQCWGPGHGNVSDTQKQQTCGATPTESVHHADMEDAQNLVAFSAIAGSLPHSSSSSCHLVQATIAQLYEKFIQETDAGEAQARVSTGAPEGSCQPSEDLETLQKALSQAKRGHKPPNCNCDGPDCPDYLEWLEKKIKLATTEDQGSCKMVDAPLHLQPHLQQPHLAHHPQPYQQVNGGHHMSTSCTQHQQVTQGPHPDQVPCSKPPIPCSPQVLSIAKEKNISLQTAIAIDALTQLSGTSPQTAASSGQAPYKSNLHHHQHNQNITSQPLNGIGMIPSSSAIYSSSSRSQSVPPGLHTSQQGLESCEHHRPQSQGHPPHVTPLQSSTSPFPDQGKPPGFNPNPQQWQEGSGRGPEHRTPWMCVKSEPQSHLVTAPHSSSDPMSELKQLLGDTSSKFRNGPFKLPALQQISLNQNGLIQVQDNPALAMIKQESDSGDHCHHPASMGHYGMANGQQQDQHYPGTPGQAAISHFTQTALQQHLHYKRNLFPTPPTGFVGTGPHLKKWWPQMDAEGLSHLAIKQEPKRKKISQGSPGFKAMTGMFLGPPVPKPKQIIIKKPKQKASMPTFLPQTQITIKKPPVHMMERASALQTDSLDLPLHSNFTQAAAAGLPAPAQSQVSIFNSSMTPSSTVSVPSENTPALMGPLPQPVALSAQNKSEEMGSLASSNTSTMTPVTSTSSPSTSNLPSVINLDPKYEELIRQFEAEFGDSVPDISASQPMEETATAPKPGNQSLSSPQDLSPTSSSTFQSLPLISKSQPTPTPHQDDQMELSKDESGTQIEAALSQASTESHVDMEHKGSVQVSLQQEDTVEKQQPRVVQDTFSMPCSPLSKRMKIESSGDITVVSTTLSGEDTPTKDSLPSSPSLKGFLDSPLRYLDTPTKSLLNTPSKVLQAEFPTCTCVEQIIEKDEGPYYNHLGSGPSVASIRTLMETRFGEKGKAIRIEKVVYTGKEGKSSHGCPIAKWVIRRGSEEEKLMCLVRQRAGHYCANAVIIVVIIAWEGVPRALADKLYREVTDTLTKHGNPTSRRCGLNEDRTCACQGKDPDTCGASFSFGCSWSMYFNGCKYARSKMPRKFRLQGDHPEEEEKLRDNFQNLATEVAPVYKRLAPQAYSNQCQSESRAPDCRLGLKEGRPFSGITACMDFCAHAHKDQHNLYNGCTVVCTLTKEDNRTVGEIPEDEQLHVLPLYTISPTDEFGSEEAQRRKMETGAIQVLNAFRREVRKLPEPAKSCRQRRLEAKKAASEKKKNKLMQQAGETPEKMGIKDEDCIRSSPHPQGNKAVIKQEVKPNIRKDPSNGSIDGYSVQAADPLNIMYTNPAYYARGGPPPTGQPSAPDTVNGYHTSMPAMQYGYYNYPPNALFPPKLRTYEGRNGSLPKAGCKAVQVDQKPDIQNFQARMALSCSSQPEQTNQPNHMAYTQSPVYSQSRPSSVSSEPSNRGTPLIKQEPMDVPVYEGTLPNQVEANASRTTPQPVAWPGHKLNGSFIPTTWDAHPNHKQSSEASSLNPDKQQQFHQHPQQRQASPYPQQWTSYPGSNAMRASPAPSPSLQVPPSPSPSPQLGTVLQANTHQASSRPGTPRPSTPHPVTPQPGASHSGRLTPQPSTPRPGTPRHWPSPVPSPQPHAWAMGPAAFSPGLKHSNPAGAYPDKIWCKTGESRCSTPVGPQEKAWKSFGGSVAGNTPSPAPEGRLFPDALQQSDQSCYTPSRAESDAESTKNCEEDEDEVWSDSEHNFLDPYIGGVAVAPAHGSILIECARRELHATTPLKRPDRSHPSRISLVFYQHKNLNQPMHGLALWEAKMKLLAERALQRQQEAALLGLSQEDIKTLGKKRKWGAMVAGASPGPGQSKDKKEGPVTRLAPTFYTTSVVTVSPYAFTRLTGPYSHFV, via the exons ATGGAAATTGGGTCACATGACCGCCTCCAGGAAGGCGCGCTGAGCCTGGAACTGGCCAATGGGGTGAATCAGTACCCTAATGATGGTGAGGCATCTATGgaaacagagcagcagagtGCGGAAAGTGTGCCACCAAGGCAGTGCTGGGGGCCTGGACATGGCAATGTTAGTGACAcccaaaaacagcaaacatgtggtGCAACCCCCACTGAATCTGTCCACCATGCAGACATGGAGGATGCCCAAAATCTGGTTGCTTTTTCTGCTATAGCTGGCTCCCTGCCtcattcttcctcctcttcctgccaCCTCGTGCAGGCTACTATTGCCCAATTGTATGAGAAGTTCATCCAGGAGACAGATGCTGGGGAGGCTCAAGCTAGAGTATCTACAGGGGCTCCTGAGGGTAGCTGCCAACCTTCAGAAGACCTGGAGACCTTACAAAAAGCACTGAGCCAAGCAAAACGTGGACACAAGCCTCCCAATTGCAACTGTGATGGGCCTGACTGTCCAGACTACCTTGAGTGGCTGGAAAAGAAGATTAAGTTAGCAACCACTGAGGATCAAGGCTCCTGCAAAATGGTTGATGCTCCCTTACATTTACAACCTCACCTTCAGCAACCCCATTTAGCGCATCACCCTCAGCCCTACCAACAGGTGAACGGTGGCCACCATATGTCTACTTCATGCACTCAGCATCAACAGGTAACCCAAGGCCCTCACCCAGACCAAGTGCCCTGCTCCAAACCACCAATTCCTTGCTCTCCCCAGGTGCTCTCCATAGCCAAGGAGAAGAACATCAGTCTTCAGACAGCCATTGCTatagatgctctgacccagttgtctGGTACCAGTCCACAAACTGCCGCTTCTTCAGGTCAAGCTCCCTACAAAAGTAACCTCCATCACCATCAACACAACCAAAACATCACATCTCAGCCTCTCAATGGCATTGGCATGATCCCATCCTCTTCTGCCATCTACTCATCTTCTTCACGCTCTCAGTCTGTCCCTCCAGGACTACACACCAGCCAGCAGGGCCTAGAGTCATGTGAGCATCACAGGCCCCAATCCCAGGGCCATCCACCCCATGTTACCCCTCTCCAGTCCTCTACCTCTCCCTTCCCAGATCAGGGAAAACCACCAGGCTTCAACCCTAATCCCCAGCAGTGGCAGGAAGGCTCAGGCAGAGGCCCAGAACACAGAACTCCATGGATGTGTGTGAAGTCTGAGCCTCAGTCTCATCTTGTCACTGCACCTCATAGTAGCTCAGACCCCATGTCAGAGCTCAAACAGCTGCTTGGTGACACCAGTAGCAAGTTCAGAAATGGTCCTTTTAAGCTTCCAGCTTTGCAACAAATTAGCTTAAACCAGAATGGGCTTATCCAGGTCCAGGATAACCCAGCATTGGCCATGATTAAACAAGAGTCAGACTCTGGTGACCACTGTCATCACCCTGCCTCCATGGGACATTATGGTATGGCTAATGGTCAACAACAGGATCAGCACTACCCTGGCACTCCTGGCCAGGCAGCCATCAGCCACTTCACTCAGACAGCTCTACAACAGCACCTTCACTACAAGAGGAACCTCTTCCCAACCCCCCCCACTGGCTTTGTAGGCACAGGCCCACACTTGAAAAAATGGTGGCCACAGATGGATGCAGAGGGCCTGTCACATCTGGCCATCAAACAGGAacccaagaggaaaaaaatcagccaaGGATCTCCTGGTTTCAAAGCTATGACTGGGATGTTTTTAGGTCCTCCCGTCCCCAAACCCAAGCAGATAATTATCAAGAAGCCCAAGCAGAAAGCCTCCATGCCAACCTTCCTGCCTCAGACTCAGATCACCATAAAGAAACCACCAGTCCACATGATGGAAAGAGCCTCAGCCCTACAAACAGATTCCCTTGACCTGCCCCTCCACAGTAACTTcactcaggctgctgctgcaggcctcCCTGCCCCAGCCCAATCTCAGGTATCCATTTTCAACTCCTCGATGACTCCCTCTTCCACTGTTTCTGTTCCGTCAGAAAACACTCCAGCTCTCATGGGCCCCCTACCGCAACCTGTGGCCCTGTCAGCTCAAAATAAGTCAGAAGAGATGGGCAGCCTGGCCTCCAGTAATACCAGCACCATGACACCTGTGACCTCCACATCTTCACCCAGCACCTCAAATTTACCAAGTGTCATTAACTTGGACCCGAAGTACGAAGAACTGATCCGCCAGTTTGAGGCTGAATTTGGGGACTCAGTCCCAGACATATCTGCCAGTCAGCCCATGGAGGAGACTGCTACAGCCCCAAAGCCAGGGAATCAGTCCCTGAGCAGTCCTCAGGACCTCAGTCCCACATCATCATCCACCTTCCAGTCACTTCCCTTAATTTCCAAAAGTCAACCCACCCCTACACCTCATCAAGATGATCAGATGGAACTCAGCAAAGATGAGTCAGGGACCCAAATTGAGGCAGCCTTGAGCCAGGCATCCACAGAAAGCCATGTGGACATGGAGCACAAGGGGTCCGTTCAAGTTTCTCTGCAACAGGAAGATactgtggagaagcagcagccCAGAGTGGTGCAGGATACATTTAGCATGCCATGTTCTCCGCTGTCAAAACGCATGAAGATTGAATCCTCGGGTGATATAACAGTAGTCTCCACCACCTTATCTGGGGAGGACACACCAACTAAGGATAGCCTGCCCTCTTCTCCATCTCTCAAAGGCTTCTTGGACTCTCCTTTACGCTACCTGGACACCCCCACCAAGAGCTTGCTAAATACTCCTTCCAAGGTTCTTCAGGCCGAGTTCCCCACCTGTACTTGCGTGG AACAAATAATTGAGAAAGATGAAGGGCCCTACTACAATCACCTGGGATCTGGACCTTCTGTGGCCTCCATACGAACTCTGATGGAGACAAG GTTTGGAGAGAAGGGGAAAGCCATCCGGATTGAGAAGGTGGTTTACACAGGCAAAGAGGGAAAGAGTTCACATGGATGTCCTATCGCTAAGTGG GTGATCCGTAGGGGCAGCGAGGAAGAGAAGCTGATGTGTCTGGTGCGGCAACGTGCAGGCCATTACTGTGCCAACGCTGTCATCATCGTCGTCATTATAGCCTGGGAAGGTGTCCCGAGGGCCCTGGCTGACAAACTGTACAGAGAGGTCACCGACACCCTCACCAAACATGGCAACCCCACCAGCCGACGCTGTGGCCTCAATGAGGA TCGTACCTGCGCCTGTCAAGGCAAGGATCCTGATACTTGTGGTGCTTCCTTCTCTTTTGGCTGCTCATGGAGTATGTACTTTAACGGCTGCAAGTATGCCCGAAGCAAAATGCCGCGAAAGTTCAGGCTACAGGGAGACCACCCTGAAGAG GAGGAAAAACTCAGGGATAACTTCCAGAATCTGGCAACTGAGGTGGCTCCTGTGTACAAGCGACTGGCACCTCAGGCCTACAGTAACCAG tgccagtcagagtccagagcTCCTGACTGCAGGCTGGGCTTGAAGGAAGGCCGTCCATTCTCTGGAATCACTGCTTGCATGGACTTCTGTGCTCACGCTCATAAGGATCAACACAACCTGTACAACGGATGCACAGTG GTGTGTACTTTAACAAAGGAGGACAACCGAACGGTGGGGGAAATCCCCGAGGATGAGCAGCTCCACGTGTTGCCTCTTTACACAATATCCCCGACAGATGAGTTCGGCAGCGAGGAGGCCCAGCGCCGTAAGATGGAGACAGGAGCTATCCAGGTGCTTAATGCTTTCCGTCGTGAGGTGCGCAAGTTGCCCGAACCTGCCAAGTCTTGCCGACAGCGCCGACTGGAAGCAAAGAAGGCCGCTtcggagaaaaagaaaaataaactcatGCAGCAGGCAGGGGAGACGCCAGAGAAGATGGGCATCAAAGATGAGGACTGCATCAGAAGTTCCCCTCATCCCCAAGGCAATAAAG CAGTTATAAAACAAGAGGTGAAGCCCAACATCAGAAAGGATCCCTCAAACGGATCAATAGATGGATATTCTGTGCAAGCAGCAGACCCATTAAATATCATGTATACAAACCCTGCCTACTATGCAAGGGGAGGCCCCCCCCCAACTGGCCAGCCCTCTGCACCTGATACAGTAAATGGTTACCACACCAGTATGCCGGCAATGCAGTATGGCTACTACAACTACCCACCCAATGCACTTTTCCCCCCTAAGCTGAGGACCTATGAGGGTCGAAATGGCTCTTTGCCCAAAGCTGGCTGTAAAGCTGTCCAGGTAGATCAGAAGCCTGACATTCAAAACTTTCAGGCCAGGATGGCCCTATCCTGCTCCAGCCAACCAGagcaaaccaaccaaccaaaccaCATGGCTTACACCCAGTCTCCAGTTTATAGCCAATCCCGTccttcctctgtctcctctgagcccTCCAACAGAGGCACTCCTCTCATCAAACAGGAGCCTATGGATGTGCCAGTCTACGAAGGCACGTTGCCGAACCAGGTTGAAGCCAACGCATCGAGAACCACCCCCCAGCCTGTGGCCTGGCCTGGGCACAAGCTTAATGGAAGTTTTATTCCCACCACTTGGGATGCCCATCCAAACCATAAACAAAGTTCCGAGGCCTCATCGTTGAACccagacaaacagcagcagtttcaCCAGCATCCCCAGCAGCGGCAGGCCTCTCCTTATCCCCAGCAGTGGACATCCTACCCTGGCTCAAACGCCATGAGGGCTTCCCCTGCCCCATCACCATCGCTCCAGGTACCTCCCTCTCCATCTCCATCCCCTCAACTAGGCACAGTGCTCCAAGCTAACACACATCAAGCCTCCTCTCGCCCTGGTACTCCTCGTCCAAGCACCCCTCACCCTGTTACCCCACAGCCTGGTGCCTCTCACTCAGGCCGACTTACACCACAGCCAAGCACCCCACGTCCAGGCACCCCTAGGCACTGGCCAAGCCCCGTTCCTAGTCCACAGCCACATGCGTGGGCCATGGGGCCTGCAGCTTTTAGCCCTGGTTTGAAGCACAGCAATCCTGCAGGAGCCTATCCTGACAAGATCTGGTGCAAGACTGGAGAAAGTCGGTGTTCCACTCCTGTTGGGCCCCAAGAAAAAGCCTGGAAATCTTTTGGTGGTTCAGTGGCGGGTAACACCCCTTCTCCTGCTCCTGAGGGTCGCCTCTTCCCTGATGCCCTGCAGCAGTCAGATCAGTCCTGCTACACCCCCAGCCGAGCAGAGAGCGATGCTGAGAGCACCAAGAATtgtgaggaggatgaggatgaggttTGGTCTGACAGCGAGCACAACTTCCTGGACCCTTACATTGGCGGCGTAGCAGTGGCACCGGCCCATGGCTCCATCCTCATTGAATGTGCCCGTCGGGAATTACATGCTACCACTCCACTCAAAAGGCCTGACCGCTCCCACCCCTCCCGCATCTCCCTGGTCTTCTACCAGCACAAGAACCTCAACCAGCCCATGCACGGCCTGGCTCTGTGGGAGgccaaaatgaagctgctggCAGAGCGAGCGCTGCAGAGGCAGCAGGAAGCAGCTCTCCTTGGCCTCTCCCAGGAAGATATCAAGACACTTGGGAAGAAACGCAAATGGGGTGCTATGGTGGCAGGCGCTAGTCCAGGACCTGGACAATCTAAAGACAAGAAGGAGGGGCCAGTGACGCGGTTAGCCCCCACTTTCTACACCACCTCTGTGGTTACTGTGTCTCCCTATGCCTTCACCCGCCTCACTGGGCCCTACAGCCACTTTGTGtga